ACCTCCGGTCGCTGGGTCCACACCTGGGTATCGCACGCGATGTCCAGGACGTACCACTTGCCGAGCCTCCGGACCCCCCTGGACAAACGTCGGGTTGTCCCCGTACACGCTATCCCCACCGACCCACCGAAATGGGACGCCGGCCGCGATCGCGTCCGCGATCATCTCCCGGGCCAGTTCCGGTTGGGTTCGGAAGACCACGCCCTCGGGAACCCCGGCGTCTTGGCACCGGGGGCCATCCTCCACCCACTCCTCGGGGAGATACCACCGGCGGTCGACGACGGCGTGCCCGCGAGACGAGGCGTAATTCGCGAACACCCCGATCTGGCAGTTGTCGACCCGCCCCAGGGTACCCGAATACTGCCGCTGGACCCCGACCGACTTGGTCCCCTTCTTGGGGAATCCGGTCTCGTCGACGTTCAGGACGGCGTCCGGATCGGTCAACGCGCCCACGACGGCTTGCCGCACCGCGCTCAGGAGCGCGCGGTCCGACCAGACCCCGGGGGCGACGAACGCTTGGAGGCTGCGAACCGGACCGCCGTTCGTCGCCTCGGCGATGTTCTCACTGTTGCGTCGGTCGCCCCCACGGAGGAGACCCTGGACGAACCGACGGGCATGGCCATCGTTCTCGCTCCGCCCAAAGAGTGGGGTGAACTGGTCCAAGAAGCGATCGAGTTCGGGTTTGAGACGGAGGAGTTCTTGTTCGTCCATGAACAGCGCCGGAAAAGAGGGAAGATGTCTCCTGACAATACGTTATAACCAATCCCTATCCGGCGTCAAAGGGCTCTCTCGGCCTGCGCTGTAGTAGTAGTCGAGGTTTTTGCTAAAAGGAGGCGAACGCCCCAAAAAGAATCCCGGCCGGTAGGACGCCGCAATGCCAGGACCACGCTCCACACCTTGTAAGTTTCCGGACGATTTTGTGCAAGAGGCTCTCGACGCGGTTCGCCGACGAACGCTTCCCGTTCAAGTCGTGCAACGCTTTCGGCTCGTGTTGCTCCTTCACCAGCAATCGGAACTGACGAACGAGGCCGCGGCCCAAGCGGTGGGCCTCTCTGTGCGACAAATTCAACGGTGGCGACGCCGATGGGCCGCGGGCGACTTCACCATCGACGATCTTCCGGGCCGCGGATGCAAGCCCGCTTTTTCCCCCGCTCGATCGCGCGCTCATCCAGGCCATGGCGTGTGAGGTGATCGCAGAAACTCACGAACCACTCCGTCGTCAGTCGCTCGGTGATCTGGTGCGGCGAAGCCAAACGGTGTTGAGCCGAAAGATCAGTCGCAGCACGGTCTGGCGGATGTTGCATGAATCGGCGATTAAACCGTGGCAGCACGAATCCTGGCTGTTCCCACGTGATCCGCTGTTCGCCGAGAAAGCCGGCCCGATTTTGGACCTGTACGCGGGACACTGGGACGGACAACCGTTGGGACCGAAGGATTTCGTGCTGAGTATGGATGAGAAGACGAGCATTCCGGCTCGCGGCCGGAAGCATGAGGAGATGCCACCCGAACCCCACCAACCGCGGCGGATCGAAGCGGAGTACGATCGGAATGGGGCCTTGCAGTATCTGGCGGCGTGGGATGTTCGAAGCGGAATGATCCTGGGGCGGTGCGAACGAACGACCGGGATCCAGCCGTTTGGGCGTTTGGTGGATCAGGTGCTGGCCCAACCGCCGTATGTCGATGCCACCCGCTTATTCTTCGTCGTCGACAATGGGTCCTCGCACCGCGGGCGAACGTCGGTGGTGCGGATGCAAAAACGGGACACGCGAATCGTGCTGGTTCACACGCCGATTCATGCGCGTTGGCTGAACCACGTGGAGATCGATTGTTCGATCCTCCAGAGAAAGGTGCTGACGCCGAACGATTGCGCGAACTTGGAGGCGGTGCGCGTGCGCCTGCGTTTATACGAGGAACTCAGCAACCGCACGCCGAAGCCATTTAACTGGAAGTTCAATCGACAGGATTTGTTGAAGTGGTTAAAACGTGCGGCACCGCATTTTTTGGCAGCTTCCGCTGCCCCAGGGTAGAAACAGGCTAACCACGACGTTATTTGTGAAACAGACCACTAACAGTACAGCGCAGTAATTTAATAGGATGGGAGGGAAGGATTTAGGAGGAATCACATGACCGAGCAGGAAATCGTGGGCGTCGGCCCGGCGTTCGCCCGGTATCTGGGCCGGTATCGGGACGTGTTCCGGCAGGACCGCACGGCCGCCCACTTCGACACGTATTGTCGGGGCCTGTTATCCGACCTGCCGCGGAAATCGATCGAACCGATCGCGTTGGCGAGCGGGACGACGGTCCGTACCCTCCAGTTGTTCGTGACGACCTCGGTGTGGTCGTACGACGAGGCCCGGACGCGGTTGCACCGATTCGTGGCCGATACGCTGGCCGATCTCCCGACCGATCCCGTCGGAACGGTCGGGGTGATCGACGAGACGAGCAGCCGGAAGTAGGGGGATCACACTCCGGGCGTCCAACGGCAGTACCTGGGGGGTGTGGGCAAGGTCGACAATGGGATCGTGACCGTCCACGTGGGGGTCACCCACGGCACCTTTCGCACCCTGTTGGACGCCGACCTGTTCCTACCCGAGTCGTGGGACGTGGACCGCGCGCGGTGTCAGGCGGCCGGCATCCCGGACACCGTCCGGCACCACCCGAAGTGGCGGCTCGCCCTCGACCAACTCCTCCGGGCGAACACGAACGGGATCACGTTCGACGGGCTGACGTTCGACGAAGGGTACGGGGCAGCCGTCCCGCTCCTGACCGTGTTGGGCGTGATGGGACAGCGGTTCGTGGGTGAAATCCCGACGCATTTCGCCGTCCGGGACGCGGCCGGGGGCCCCTCCCGGCGGGCCGACGAGCGGTTGACCGGGGGTCACGCCGAGCGGGGGCGAGTGTACCGGTTGACCCGCCAGACGACCCGCCCGTCGGTCTGGCGGGTGGCCACCGCCATCGTCTGGGTGGCCGACCGCAAGCACACCCTGATGGTCGCCCGCAACGACGCGACCGGGGAGATCAAGTACTTCCTGACGAACGCCACGGCCGAGCCGGTGGCTCGGATTCTCGCCGTCGCCTTCCGCCGGTGGACGGTCGAGCATCTATTCCGGGTCGCCAAACAGGAAGTCGGACTGATGCACGACGAGGGGCGGGATTACACGGGGCTGATGCGGCACCGGACCCTGGCCGTGGTCGTCCTCGGATTCGTCGCCGCCCACACGGAGCGGCTCCGGGGGGAAAAACCCAGACGTGACGATGGAGCAGGTGTGCCGGGCGCTCAACGTCCGGTGCGCGATCCTGTTCCGGCGGCGACGGGGAACCGGGGCCACCCAACATACCAGCGACGTAATTCAATACCACCAGCGGCGAAACAAGCAAGCCACCCGATCTCATAAGAAGCAGCGGCACAAACGTGTTACGTAAAATACGCGCTGTACTGCTAAGGTCCGACTACGGGCGTAGAGCCAGCATACACCCTTCGCCAATTTCGTGCACGACTTCTGGCCAGGACCACTAGGTCTGACCCGCGACGGCTTTTCTCCCTGGGTCATTCAGTTCGTGACGCGGTTGGCGACCCGGATGAGTTTCGCGTCGAGTCGATTGCTGTGCCGGTCGGTGTTGGGGTGGTCGCCGTCGGTGGAGTCGATCGCGGAAATGGCGATCGGTCTGGGACAGATGGCGGAGCCGTTCATGACGCACCAGTCGGCGCCCGCGAACGACGGCGAGGTCTTGGTGATCGAGGTGGATGGGACGTGTCCGCCGACGGCGCGGGCGGACGAGTTGGCCAAGCGTCGGGGTCGGCGGCGGAAGCATGCGAAGGCCTGTGGGTGCGGCTGTCAGCGTCATCGCGGTCAGGCGAAGCGGAAGCGGCGTGGGGGCAAGAAGCGCCGGAAAAAAGGGGACAAGAGCAAGAACGGCAAGGAGGTGGTGGTGATCGTGATGTACACGCTGGAACGGGGCGCGGACGGCCGCCTCCACGGCCCGAAAAACAAGACGGTGTGGGCCTCGTTCGGCCGGCGTAAGCGGGCGGCGTTGTGGGCGCGGGCCGAGGCGACCAAGCGTGGCTTCGGTCCGAACACGACCCAGACCGTGCAAATCGTGGTCGATGGGGCGAGCGGGTTGAGAAACAACCTGGCGGAGGCGTTTCCGAACGCGATTGTGACCGTCGATATCTGTCACGTGGTGGAGAAGTTATGGGAACTCGGTCATCGGTTTCGCCAGGAAGGCAGCGACGAACGGAAGACGTTGGTGGAGGACTGGAAGGCGTTGGTGTACGCGGGCCGGGCAGAAGAGTTGGTGACGCGGTTGAGGAGTTTGCTCGACGGCGTCCCCCGGAATGGACCGGGAACGCTGGCCAAGCGGAAAGGACTGGGAAAAGTGATTGGCTACATCGAACCGCGTCTGTCGATGATGAAGTACGCCGAGTGGCGTGAGCGGGATTTGGTGATCGCCTCGGGTCAGGTGGAGGGCGCGGTGCGTCATGTGGTGGGCGAGCGGATGGACTGCGCGGGGATGCGTTGGATACCGGGCCGCGCCGAGGCGTTGCTGCACCTACGTTGCATCGAGATCAACGGCGACTGGGAAGAGTTCATCGCCTTCACGGACCAACAGATTCAGAAACGCCTCATAGAATATGAGGCGGTGCAGATTCGCTCCAACAAGCCGCTAAAATGCGGCTTCGCATTGGCCGCGTGAACTCTGTTCGGAAACCGATTGCACCCTGTTGATTTGTTGATTCGACTCCTCCATGGGCACCATCGCGATGAGGTGGAGGTCGGCCAGTTCCAAGGGACATACGCTCAGCTCACTCGACCCCTCTCCCACGACCACCGTTGGGCGTGGTTGATCGACCACACCTGGCAAATCGGCTCGACCAAATTGTTCGTCATCGTTGGCGTCACGCTGGACCAAGTTCCGTTCGGGGTATCCCAAACGCAATATCCACGACCGCACGGTGGTGGCGCACGGGGTGGCGGAACGTGACAGCGCGTCGTTCGTGGCGGCGAAGACGGCCAGCGCCGCCACGAACGACGCGCAACGACAGTCCGGCGTTACGTACGAGGTTCAACGCCAGATGAATTACGGTCAACGGATAGTGACTGCCTCGGAGGCGACGATCTTTTTTTCCCCCGCCGAGGCATCGACGGTGCGTGCGACCGCCCGTTCGGCTTCGAGCTGCGTGACGCGTTGTTGGAGTTCGTCGTTTCGTTGTTCGAGTTCGTCCGCTCGTTGTATCCGTCCACGACTCCATTTCTGCTTCGGCTTGACAACCGCGACGGGTGCCGCGCATTTACTTGGCTATGCCGCGACCGCCTTCGATTCCTGACGACTTGTGGGCCACGTTTCCCGCGGCCGCGCAAGCCATCATCGCCGCTCTCACCGAAGAGATCGCCACCCTCCGCGCCCAGGTCGCCCATCTGTCCGAACGAGTCAGCCAGAACTCGACCAATTCACACAAGCCGCCGTCGTCCGACCCACCGCACGCCAAGCCGGCCCCGCCCCGAACGCCGTCCGGCAAGAGACGGGGTGGCCAACCCGGTCACCCGAAGCACGAGCGGACGATTCTTCCGGCCGACGAAGTCCTCGACCACAAGCCGACCCGCTGCGGCCGCTGCCAACAGGCCCTCACCGGTGACGACCCCGAGCCCGTTATCGATCAGGTCATCGATCTGCCGGCGAAGATGCGGCACGTGATTCACCACCGCCGTCACACCCTGACCTGCCCGCACTGCCGCGTCCGGACGACCGCCCCGCCGGTTCCCGAAGCCGCCACCGGGTTCGGCCCGGCGGTCCAAGCGACCGCCGCGTACTTGACGGGCGGGTGCCGGATCGGCAAGCGGCCGACCCGCCAACTCTTCGAGGACGTCTTCGGCATCCCCATGAGTCTGGGCACCATCACCAATCTGGAGCACCGGACCAGCACGGCCCTCGGGCCGATTCACACCGCGGCTCATGAGTACACCAAGACCCAGGATGCCAACCTCGACGAAACGACGTGGTATGAGGGCCGCCACCCGGCGACCCCGCCGGTCGAGTCGTCGCCCCCTCCGGACCCACCGACCGAAGCGCCCCCACCTCCACTGCCCCTGGACGCGCGCGGGACCACGCCGACCCACCAACGAAAGAAGAAGGCGTGGCTGTGGGTCGCCGTCACCCCGCGGTCGTTGTTTTCCTCATCCGCGGGTGCCGCAACCGGGCCGCGTTCGACGACCTCCGGGGGGGAGCCACGACGATCCACACGACGGACCGGTACGTCGTCTATGACCACCTCACCCCGGCCCGGCGCCAACTCTGCGGGGCCCACCTCGCCCGCGATTTCCAGGCCATGATCGACCGGACGAACGCCGGGTCGGGGATCGGGGAGGAATTGTTGGCTCACGCCCGGATCTTGTTCGAACACTGGGAACGCGTTCGCGACGGGACGATCACCCGCGGCACGTTCCGGCGGAATTACCTTCCGGGGTTGCGGGACGAGGTCCACGCCTTGCTCGCTCGCGGCCGCGCCTGCGGGTGCCCGAAGACGGCCGCCGTGTGCGCCAACCTGTGGGCGACGGCGGACGCCTTATGGACGTTCGCCCGCCGGTCGACGGTCGAGCCGACGAACAACGCCGCCGAGCGGGAACTCCGTCACGCCGTCTGCTGGCGGAAGACCAGCTATGGGACCGACAGCGCCCGCGGGAGTCGGTACGTCGAGCGGATCTTGACGGTGATCGCCAGTTGCCGGCGGCAGAAGCGGAACATCCTGGCGTTCCTGACGGCCGCGGTCGTGGCCGACCGGAATGGGACCGCACGACCCTCACTCGTCCCCGTAGCGGCCTGACCGACAACATCGCCCGCGTGAACCCATCGCGAAATGCCCTTAAAAATCCAGGCGCAGATCACGTGAGTCGGAGCCCGTGAACGGATACCGCTCGTTGCCGATGTTGATCGCGGGAGGCCTCGAGATCGCGAACGCGAATTTGAAGCGCCTTGCGTTCGGCTTTGCGTTCGGTAGCCTTGGCCTTCCACGCGTCGCGGGATTCGACCAACTTGGGAATGAGAATCCGCGGCGGTGTCCGAAAAGTGGCGGAGGGAGTCATCGAGCATCCTGCCCCAGATGGCGAAACAGTTCAGGCAGTTGATATCGGGTGAAAAAGAAAACACCGGCCCAACTTCTGGTCGACCTAAGATCATCCTGGCTGAATCCCCCCGCCATGAGTGCGGGTACAGTCGCCAAGTTCACACATTCAGCGGACGACTGGCGTATGTCCACTTGAACGGCTTCGCCATCGTGTCGTTGTAATAATCGATAAACGTCAGAATGCGATCCCGCAGGTCGGTCGTCGAACGGAACACGCCGCGGCGGAGCACGCGGCGACTCAGAATGCGGAACCCGATCTCAATCTGATAGGAGTTACGCAGTGTTTTATTTGGGTTTACCCAGGACCCGCAGAT
This portion of the Fimbriiglobus ruber genome encodes:
- a CDS encoding helix-turn-helix domain-containing protein, with translation MPGPRSTPCKFPDDFVQEALDAVRRRTLPVQVVQRFRLVLLLHQQSELTNEAAAQAVGLSVRQIQRWRRRWAAGDFTIDDLPGRGCKPAFSPARSRAHPGHGV
- a CDS encoding IS701 family transposase, translated to MDEQELLRLKPELDRFLDQFTPLFGRSENDGHARRFVQGLLRGGDRRNSENIAEATNGGPVRSLQAFVAPGVWSDRALLSAVRQAVVGALTDPDAVLNVDETGFPKKGTKSVGVQRQYSGTLGRVDNCQIGVFANYASSRGHAVVDRRWYLPEEWVEDGPRCQDAGVPEGVVFRTQPELAREMIADAIAAGVPFRWVGGDSVYGDNPTFVQGGPEARQVVRPGHRVRYPGVDPATGGDSGRPTTEAVKGSAADPAPDRWRTSPGGRGDRPLTRNRLAPGGGRGRDQRTTGVRVRRGDGLVS
- a CDS encoding transposase, with product MIAETHEPLRRQSLGDLVRRSQTVLSRKISRSTVWRMLHESAIKPWQHESWLFPRDPLFAEKAGPILDLYAGHWDGQPLGPKDFVLSMDEKTSIPARGRKHEEMPPEPHQPRRIEAEYDRNGALQYLAAWDVRSGMILGRCERTTGIQPFGRLVDQVLAQPPYVDATRLFFVVDNGSSHRGRTSVVRMQKRDTRIVLVHTPIHARWLNHVEIDCSILQRKVLTPNDCANLEAVRVRLRLYEELSNRTPKPFNWKFNRQDLLKWLKRAAPHFLAASAAPG